Proteins co-encoded in one Bombus terrestris chromosome 18, iyBomTerr1.2, whole genome shotgun sequence genomic window:
- the LOC100650940 gene encoding uncharacterized protein LOC100650940 isoform X2, which yields MSQSEDAYAPEEPTPDIPISLLDIQMPETPDSTKGQTSDGDTPRLESPKMLKPVLGKLQAKKRLMAFANKFNVPPKLQNKSNLLQAHSTKVSKSKSMPSDNSKSSKNDSSTIVNVDSDSVQFHNRHSSGGKSKKKTEEKILAIEEIRREESKSKMLLAEAMAAANLEEENYANRNGQNILENVKIFRERSRQDDVNASYKSASKSAIENKYSERRYGREERRDSASKESKDYNGSKERYYKVPRDKEQRRKDKDRKDDKDKREDSNKYEENRDRKDEERDKKDNDKWEDVREKKGIKEKKESLKEKRSDSQEKPEIKDRKEKEKDKDKGKEKDIMNSSSWVELKKCGIMMDDIIEIKRRDHSERSIKNRTAEDYLRHFEQMLMINDCRLKRYAFIAEGLEGPKEYPPESVRATKRGRPQLFYSENPRMSLFINHQQILQAVTADHREKMRNICEADFIRNDTEAAEKSQRTRNWYPKTGISKSEGWHVPINVQLPRSKWDSEDEDRLSDTEKEQGNVVKSSNMTSKQEPEEFSPRLNTIEEDINKDKKMINEDEASSVKKIDDNRQSTSPLLQSAGNEKLASEYEQFMKMVCSDIPMSKEFSPKPNKTSASTLSYHEFNIETNLPNDNNFSFVEHSISGKSDKSNSNKIEEKFKSNESRQNLENISKIEDDQISSNSSHIQVQKRVRVESKNIHDKSESEDSKSIPSDWENVRIKVERMSDENSDSKETRKKKRRKKVTSSSSESSSSSSSSDSEEEVKRRKRKRKISNDSDSLSDSDSSDSSSSSSDSSSSDDKRKKRKKKKRKAEKRKKKAKRIAKTKKKRRRKVSSDSSSSDSSEDRRKKRVATRKSKQKKEYNDKQDNRDDIIKTIQKSPLESSSLENAKLVRSQVPLKKIKEEVKVENRKRSSDKHDVWNKDQELVRKVISDSDIHNKTHKDEEKRNKVEERYLEEWEMDSVIMPQKGEKLSKSNVEKVDNTDIQNIRKIERKEERCKKDDKNKNDERLEEKCSSMSKEIIPGSLKIEEDADGKKKRKRDKEKKDSSEFLADWKKESERISQQIMQDEIKLSKKLDKQKRDKWGETEFDTLNVPSLTQLEKEVNKRQLLADEWEVDSLEAVSDLMINKKKTSRISKKLEKEVRYDKKTDTYIAIEKETVKECKKRQDRLSAMRIWEEEQEEGEKEALMLLEQKSKRKRDDWDIEEESFLREKSDRKESVEDSITIIESIHKEVNTVSKNVDASMKYDVVTSKKSKKSRWDMESQSQEKIKLKAPVMWEEECAEWTKVNKFDHDIERVSLECCDPILAKTKIKDEDVCMVEQQLRKSTSKNSASADIIDLFPRKCQDIDLLESSWTPEEHTRCKSRIRSLGNSSQENVLFDKTKELTPSKEQCTAEQLKDIFEIDVKLTKKNTELYSPSSPAGSQKSEDMEIFKNNQVNLKQSLLHDKLKNETLVMSDDESVPNIPLQIKYRDGKYAKAAVMKEEFEEILGVQKIEDQTLRKKFDVKVSESSSEFPINEPYPDTNYKSLRMDIFAGYESDESHGKLSNKSSEAISSSASTKGTEETNEGKAALKLIPKQLLVRRNNERVKTKLISDDPMQHAAALLTIQKKLRESHSVKNDIKNTYCEEPNEFRIECEKTSNIHAPVAEVIPTEQTTITDVKVDSKDLSITVKTSITTKSESPGAVKLDFNEYRSGNKGTKLEELKKSRPRNSKDDTECQVRSPGREQKKKSPSRKENREDKRISDRSKERRDKKFDDRERVDRRDSRSSKQEYNESRRRFSPSTSRNKKRTSWEREGSRSESHSRSWSRSRSKSPKRKEESFAGFSSKEKRSNRIDEDRSSRARIDDRRERSIRSSPRSNTAPHNKDHFKKHIKGDRDDWNRKKYDCIEREKEGRSYEPMEVLRERNVDIDRHRESRFRGDEADRSLWPYEAENILRDGNESLDSYPNSQDLDLDYEEKTYYRDDSIERDIMEGPFRPSSKFKHRKSRLSTRRDRQWEKEREPLDLDRHGHVRRMDKLPPPRGRSPLRSRRSPCRSSHDRFRRESRSRSKSWSRSRSRSRSRSRSRSRSRSTSRSRSMMHSRSRSRSGSRSRTRSTSGSRMRSPDHLRMTERLRSSRSPSMGRGRVSESSRERKDEHDNMKLLDSCTERGRRIETIVQSVSGLPRDSTVLDSEMHIGDNMETVATSFQYSAENEVGNEYYYTENNLTYPPCIDDSTASSPKRLSLDDRLELELGIKKQQDGAGISNDYGENFNSNVCYPSPPGQQQQMLYRQQPTVLQVGNVLQVVPADFNGVSATHREPTNSSSAPIVRGSSQVVRVGNVLQVVPTSLDWSGGQPSSVDQSGGMMYSTTVPQSSPVSSVPISVPVPVPVPMPVPAVPSAMNSSTPVSTLSPVSLPLSVPVPVPVPVPGPAPVPLPVTQTTFPRAEVTLQKVPVLPVYNYEVILETRRKEQEERKRLREIRRKEKERRRIERINRRALQLLEKSNMRQSENANQQKNSNLDPSVLKALRESEEQADAEEQQTSSTIFEKEEEMPVVASSASTEEEEVPVEEDEEEEEEEEAEVEYDEEDEEEAEDDEEEEEEDDEKSRLNKLKSEIDEATTVTAIDETTKVQIETESKGWPELPPPPLKGILVASGFRRTSVPNGNLDDLSTPENDNGDNTDKEDIEIDKTESSKDEASENKLSKLKNQMKKTKLAKLGKRKQRNKKSVQFADGIKPGEGTSPSGGEGDMPSPPPPTTVARGGIRDVRRSSSRKSRKQEKRTRPPKAKKKVKVKIIKLKKPRVTPLTAMMMNDSDELDDRSPPPPPPGSPPPPHLWPSYLSAYNANNRTSEAQTTAAAISNTVQAPPPPTPLPLLVPPPPLNYTIQPCSKA from the exons ATGTCACAATCAGAAGATGCTTATGCTCCAGAGGAACCAACACCAGACATTCCAATATCTTTACTTGATATACAAATGCCAGAAACACCAGATAGTACAAAAGGCCAAACTAGCGATGGAGACACACCTAGGTTGGAGAGTCCTAAGATGCTCAAGCCTGTGCTAGGAAAATTACAAGCTAAAAAGAGATTGATGGCATTTGCTAACAAATTTAATGTGCCACCAAAACTTCAAAATAAATCCAATCTACTTCAAGCACATTCTACCAAAGTTTCTAAATCTAAAAGTATGCCAAGTGATAATAGTAAATCTTCAAAAAATGATTCAAGCACAATTGTAAATGTTGACTCAGACTCTGTACAATTTCATAATCGTCATTCAAGTGGTGGTAaatcaaaaaagaaaacag aagaaaaaatattggcTATTGAAGAGATTAGACGAGAAGAATCTAAAAGTAAAATGTTACTGGCTGAAGCTATGGCTGCAG CTAATTTAGAAGAGGAAAATTATGCAAATAGAAATGGacaaaatatattagaaaatgtAAAGATTTTTAGAGAAAGAAGTAGACAAGATGATGTTAATGCCTCTTATAAAAGTGCTTCAAAGTCtgcaatagaaaataaatattcagagag GCGATATGGAAGAGAAGAACGAAGAGATAGCGCGAGTAAAGAGTCAAAAGATTATAATGGTAGCAAAGAACGATATTATAAAGTCCCGCGTGATAAAGAACAACGTAGAAAAGATAAAGATAGGAAAGATGATAAAGATAAGCGAGAGGATAGTAATAAATACGAAGAGAACCGAGATAGGAAAGATgaagaaagagataaaaaggATAATGATAAATGGGAAGATGtacgagaaaaaaaaggaataaaagaaaagaaggagagtcttaaagaaaaaagaagtgaTTCACAGGAGAAACCTGAAAttaaagatagaaaagaaaaagagaaagataaagacaaaggaaaagagaaagacatAATGAATTCTTCTTCGTGGGTGGAGTTAAAAAAGTGTGGTATAATGATGGACGACATCATTGAGATTAAAAGACGTGATCATTCGGAACGATCAATAAAGAACAG aaCAGCCGAGGATTACTTACGTCACTTTGAACAAATGTTAATGATAAACGATTGTCGTTTGAAACGTTACGCATTTATTGCTGAAGGACTGGAAGGTCCCAAAGAGTACCCTCCTGAATCAGTAAGAGCAACTAAACGAGGAAGGcctcaattattttattctgaAAATCCTCGTATGTCGCTTTTCATCAATCATCAGCAAATTCTTCAAGCAGTTACTGCCGATCATCGTGAAAAAATGCGGAACATATGCGAGGCAGACTTTATACG AAATGATACGGAAGCAGCGGAAAAATCTCAACGTACACGTAATTGGTATCCAAAGACAGGCATATCTAAATCTGAAGGATGGCATGTACCAATTAATGTACAACTACCTAGGTCAAAATGGGATAGTGAAGATGAAGACAGGTTATCTGACACTGAAAAAGAACAAGGAAATGTAGTGAAATCGAGCAACATGACTTCAAAGCAAG aacCTGAGGAATTTTCTCCACGGTTAAATACTATAGAAGAAGACATTAATAAAGACAAGAAAATGATCAACGAAGATGAGGCTTCTAGTGTTAAAAAAATAGATGACAATAGACAATCAACATCTCCTTTGTTACAGTCTGCAGGCAATGAAAAATTAGCATCGGAGTATGAACAGTTCATGAAGATGGTTTGCAGTGATATTCCAATGTCGAAAGAATTCTCCCCAAAACCGAATAAAACTTCTGCCTCGACGTTAAGCTATCATGAATTTAATATAGAAACCAATTTGCCAAATGACAATAATTTTTCGTTTGTAGAGCATAGTATATCCGGGAAGTCGGATAAAagtaattcaaataaaattgagGAAAAATTCAAATCCAATGAAAGCCGACAGAACTTGGAAAACATTTCGAAGATCGAGGACGATCAGATATCATCAAACAGTTCTCATATTCAGGTTCAAAAACGCGTAAGAGTAGAGAGTAAAAATATACATGATAAAAGTGAATCGGAAGATTCTAAATCAATACCCAGCGATTGGGAAAACGTTCGAATTAAAGTAGAACGTATGAGCGACGAAAATTCTGACTctaaagaaacaagaaagaaaaagagacgaaagaaAGTGACTTCTAGCAGTAGTGAATCATCCAGTTCGTCGAGTTCCTCCGACTCTGAGGAAGaagtaaaaagaaggaaaagaaaacggaAAATATCAAACGATTCGGACTCATTATCGGATTCAGATAGCAGCgatagtagtagtagcagcagTGATTCTTCTAGTTCCGATGATaaacggaagaaaagaaagaagaagaaacgaaaagctgaaaaaagaaagaaaaaagcgaaACGAATtgcgaagacgaagaagaagagaagaaggaaagtCAGTTCGGATTCAAGTAGTAGCGATTCGTCTGAAGATAGAAGGAAAAAAAGGGTAGCGACTAGAAAGTCTAAACAGAAGAaagaatataacgataaacaGGATAACAGAGACGATATAATAAAGACGATACAAAAGTCGCCTTTGGAATCTTCTTCATTAGAAAATGCGAAATTGGTACGTTCTCAAGTTccattaaagaaaattaaagaggAAGTAAAAGTCGAAAATAGGAAAAGATCCTCAGATAAACACGACGTTTGGAACAAGGATCAGGAATTGGTCAGAAAGGTGATTTCTGATAGCGACATCCACAATAAAACCCATaaagatgaagaaaaaagaaacaaagtcgaAGAGCGTTACTTGGAAGAGTGGGAAATGGATTCCGTGATCATGCCGCAGAAAGGAGAAAAACTGTCAAAGAGTAATGTTGAAAAAGTAGACAATACCGATATACAAAACATTCGGAAAATAGAAAGGAAGGAGGAACGATGCAAGAAAGATGACAAGAATAAGAATGACGAACGTTTGGAAGAAAAATGTTCAAGCATGAGCAAGGAGATCATCCCAGGGAGTTTGAAGATAGAAGAAGATGcagatggaaagaaaaagaggaaaagagataaagagaaaaaggaCAGCAGTGAATTTTTAGCTGACTGGAAGAAGGAGAGTGAGCGTATATCTCAGCAAATAATGCAAGATGAAATAAAGCTCTCTAAAAAGTTAGACAAACAAAAAAGAGATAAATGGGGAGAGACTGAATTTGATACTCTGAATGTCCCATCATTAACACAACTTGAAAAGGAAGTAAATAAGAGACAATTACTAGCGGACGAATGGGAAGTCGACAGCTTAGAAGCTGTGTCTGATTTaatgattaataaaaaaaaaacctcTCGTATCTCTAAGAAATTAGAAAAGGAGGTTCGATATGATAAGAAAACAGATACATACATCGCTATAGAAAAGGAAACTGTAAAGGAATGTAAAAAGAGGCAAGATAGATTGTCTGCAATGAGAATTTGggaagaagaacaagaagaaggagagaaagaagctTTGATGCTCCTGGAACAGAAGAGTAAGAGGAAGAGAGATGATTGGGACATTGAAGAAGAATCATTCTTACGAGAAAAAAGTGACAgaaaagaaagcgtagaagacaGCATTACTATAATTGAGAGCATCCATAAGGAGGTAAATACAGTCAGTAAAAATGTGGATGCATCTATGAAATATGATGTTGTTACTAGCAAAAAGAGCAAGAAAAGTCGTTGGGATATGGAATCACAGTCTCAAGAAAAAATAAAGCTTAAAGCTCCTGTTATGTGGGAGGAAGAGTGTGCAGAATGGACGAAAGTGAATAAATTCGACCACGATATTGAGAGAGTATCTTTGGAATGCTGTGACCCGATATTAGCTAAAACGAAGATAAAAGACGAGGACGTTTGTATGGTTGAACAGCAGTTGAGAAAGTCTACATCTAAGAATTCAGCAAGTGCAGATATTATCGATTTGTTTCCTAGAAAATGTCAGGATATAGATTTGTTAGAATCATCCTGGACTCCGGAAGAACATACTAGATGTAAGTCGCGAATAAGAAGTTTGGGCAACAGTTCACAGGAGAATGTGCTCTTTGATAAGACCAAGGAATTGACGCCTTCGAAAGAGCAATGTACTGCAGAACAATTAAAGGATATCTTTGAGATAGATGTGAAATTAAcgaaaaaaaatacagaattgtATAGTCCTAGTTCTCCAGCTGGATCCCAGAAGTCTGAA gatatggaaatttttaagaataatcAGGTAAATCTGAAGCAGAGTCTTCTACACGATAAACTAAAGAATGAAACTCTGGTTATGTCTGATGATGAATCAGTTCCCAATATACCTCTTCAAATAAAGTACCGCGATGGTAAATATGCAAAAGCTGCAGTGATGAaggaagaatttgaagaaattttagGAGTGCAAAAGATAGAGGATCAGACTCTTCGAAAGAAATTCGATGTGAAAGTATCTGAAAGTTCGTCTGAATTTCCAATCAACGAACCATACCCAGACACGAACTATAAATCATTACGAATGGACATATTCGCAGGGTATGAATCTGATGAATCACATGGAAAATTAAGCAACAAGAGTTCTGAGGCAATATCTTCATCTGCCAGCACAAAAGGAACAGAGGAGACGAATGAAGGGAAAGCAGCACTCAAGTTGATTCCTAAACAACTGTTAGTCCGACGAAACAATGAACGCGTGAAGACAAAATTGATTTCAGATGATCCCATGCAACACGCTGCGGCTCTATTGACCATCCAGAAGAAACTTCGAGAGTCGCACTCTGTgaaaaacgatataaaaaacACATATTGCGAAGAACCTAATGAATTTAGGATCGAGTGTGAAAAGACATCCAATATACATGCACCTGTTGCTGAAGTTATTCCCACGGAACAGACTACTATTACGGATGTTAAGGTGGACTCGAAAGACTTGTCGATAACAGTGAAAACCTCGATTACCACAAAATCGGAATCACCAGGGGCGGTGAAGCTCGATTTCAATGAGTACAGGTCTGGGAACAAAGGAACTAAATTGGAAGAACTTAAAAAATCTAGACCACGTAATAGTAAAGATGACACGGAATGTCAAGTAAGATCACCGGGCAGAgagcagaaaaagaaaagtcCTAGTAGAAAAGAGAATAGGGAAGATAAACGAATTAGTGATCGTAGCAAAGAAAGAAGAGATAAGAAATTTGATGATAGAGAAAGAGTAGATAGGAGAGATAGTAGGAGTTCGAAACAGGAGTACAATGAAAGTAGAAGGAGGTTCAGTCCTTCTACTAGTCGCAATAAAAAACGAACTTCCTGGGAACGGGAAGGAAGTCGTAGCGAAAGCCATAGCCGCAGTTGGAGTAGAAGTAGAAGCAAAAGTccaaagagaaaggaagagtcGTTTGCAGGCTTTTCTAGTAAAGAAAAACGATCAAATAGAATCGATGAGGATAGATCCAGTAGAGCAAGAATAGATGATAGGAGAGAAAGATCTATAAGAAGTTCTCCTAGATCTAACACTGCCCCACATAATAAAG ATCATTTTAAAAAGCATATTAAAGGAGATCGAGATGACTGGAATAGAAAGAAATACGACTgtatagaaagagaaaaggaaggtCGGTCGTACGAACCAATGGAAGTACTAAGAGAGAGAAACGTGGATATTGATAGACATAGAGAGAGTAGATTTCGCGGAGATGAAGCAGATCGGTCACTATGGCCATACGAAGCAGAGAACATACTTCGGGATGGAAATGAGTCCTTAGATTCCTATCCCAATAGTCAAGATTTAGACCTTGATTATGAAGAGAAAACGTACTACAGGGATGACAGTATTGAAAGGGATATCATGGAAGGTCCTTTCCGTCCTTCATCAAAATTCAAGCATAG aaaaagtAGGCTCAGTACAAGAAGAGACAGACAAtgggagaaggaaagagaaccTTTGGATCTAGATAGACATGGACATGTTCGAAGAATGGATAAATTACCTCCACCTAGAGGTCGTTCTCCATTACGGTCGCGAAGATCACCATGTAGATCATCACACGACCGCTTCAGACGTGAATCTAGATCGCGATCGAAATCATGGTCAAGATCAAGATCACGATCTAGGTCAAGATCTAGATCCAGATCGCGATCTCGATCAACGTCCAGGTCCCGGTCGATGATGCATTCAAGATCGAGATCTAGATCAGGATCTCGATCAAGAACTAGGTCTACCTCGGGGTCCAGAATGAGAAGCCCGGATCATTTACGAATGACGGAACGATTACGATCTTCCAG ATCACCTTCTATGGGACGAGGTAGAGTGAGCGAAAGTTCAAGGGAAAGGAAGGATGAACACGATAATATGAAACTATTAGATAGCTGCACCGAAAGAGGTAGACGAATAGAAACGATCGTGCAGTCCGTATCCGGACTACCTAGGGACTCGACTGTGTTAGACTCGGAAATGCACATCGGTGACAATATGGAGACAGTTGCAACAAGTTTCCAATATTCGGCTGAAAACGAAGTTGGAAACGAATATTACTATACAGAGAATAACTTGACTTATCCACCGTGCATTGATGACTCAACGGCGAGTTCTCCGAAACGCCTATCCCTCGACGATAG GCTAGAACTTGAGCTGGGAATTAAGAAGCAACAGGATGGAGCAGGAATATCAAATGATTACGGAGAAAACTTTAATTCGAATGTATGTTATCCATCACCGCCTGGGCAACAGCAACAAATGTTATACCGTCAACAACCTACTGTTTTACAA GTGGGCAATGTATTGCAAGTGGTACCTGCAGATTTCAATGGTGTCTCAGCAACGCACAGAGAGCCAACTAACTCCTCCTCAGCACCAATTGTACGAGGTTCCAGTCAAGTAGTTCGCGTAGGTAATGTTCTTCAGGTTGTACCGACATCCTTGGATTGGAGCGGTGGACAGCCTTCTTCAGTTGATCAATCAGGAGGGATGATGTATTCAACGACAGTCCCTCAATCCTCTCCGGTTTCCTCAGTACCTATATCTGTACCTGTTCCAGTTCCTGTCCCCATGCCTGTGCCGGCCGTTCCATCCGCTATGAACTCATCGACGCCAGTTTCTACTTTATCCCCAGTTTCATTGCCTCTTTCCGTTCCCGTTCCCGTTCCTGTTCCTGTCCCTGGTCCTGCTCCTGTTCCACTTCCTGTGACGCAAACGACTTTCCCCAGAGCCGAAGTGACACTGCAGA AAGTACCTGTTCTGCCGGTTTATAATTACGAAGTTATCTTGGAGACCCGTAGAAAAGAACAAGAGGAGCGTAAGCGATTGCGTGAAATtaggagaaaggaaaaagaacgtaGGCGAATCGAACGAATTAATCGTCGCGCTCTTCAATTGTTAGAGAAGAGTAACATGCGCCAGTCAGAAAACGCAAATCAGCAGAAGAATTCAAACCTGGATCCATCTGTTTTAAAAGCTCTTCGGGAAAGCGAAGAGCAAGCCGATGCAGAGGAACAACAAACTTCCTCTACTATTTTTGAGAAGGAGGAAGAAATGCCGGTAGTCGCATCTTCTGCTTCCACAGAAGAAGAGGAGGTACCTGTTGAGGAggacgaggaagaagaggaagaggaggaggctGAAGTGGAATATgatgaagaagacgaagaagaagcggaagacgatgaagaggaagaagaagaggacgaTGAAAAGTCAcggttaaataaattgaaaagcgAAATCGACGAAGCTACAACGGTAACAGCGATAGATGAAACAACTAAGGTTCAAATCGAGACAGAATCCAAAGGATGGCCGGAGTTACCCCCGCCGCCTTTGAAAGGAATTTTAGTCGCATCAGGTTTCAG aagGACCTCGGTTCCTAATGGCAATTTGGATGACCTTTCTACTCCTGAAAATGATAACGGAGACAACACGGACAAAGAGGATATAGAAATAGATAAAACTGAGTCCAGCAAAGACGAAGCTAGTGAGAACAAGTTAAGCAAATTGAAGAATCAAATGAAGAAAACTAAATTAGCGAAGTTAGGAaaacgaaaacaaaggaataaaaaatctGTCCAATTTGCGGATGGAATCAAACCTGGAGAAGGTACTAGTCCTAGTGGTGGTGAAGGGGATATGCCTTCTCCTCCACCACCCACTACTGTCGCTCGAGGTGGAATTCGTGACGTTCGAAGGTCCAGTTCCAGAAAGAGTAGAAAACAAGAGAAAAGAACACGACCtccaaaagcaaagaaaaaagtgAAG GTGAAA